The sequence below is a genomic window from Carassius carassius chromosome 45, fCarCar2.1, whole genome shotgun sequence.
taatattgttacaattaattaaattattactacaacaaatatgtaaaatgttagaatgtttttcaaatattaaaattgaaagaTTGTAtctaattgttattttgtttaatattaaatttttcatatacatttttattttgtttaaatattattgtaaatatattattaatcaataattataaataattgtaccTAATTGTAACTGCACAATGAATTGTATACAATTCATTGAAATATTGATGCTATtaagaacataaaaaaatggtGTTACTTTTGAATTTGCCAAGAAtgattatctttatatatattaattttccaTTAAATGCCATATTCTATATGTGACAATATGCTCTACTTTTGAACATTTGAATTATTTGTTTTGCAATAAGTTGATGTTGCTGAATGTTGATGTTGTTGAATATTTGTTCTATTTAAGGTTTGTAAATGTGAGTAACATTGACTAGAATAAAGTGTGAACACTGGTTGCGCTCTTTATAATGCCATTGTTTTGTGAGAGTTAGGATGTTTGCTCGTGAACgacttcaagttcaagttgcaaACGATCTGAAAATCGGTTGACTTCAGAAGCGAATGGGATAACAATCCCACTGCTCTGCATTACCTGCTCAAACGCCCCAATGAGACGAGCACAGAGATGCTGCTGAAGTGGGAGCGGATAGAAGATAtatgtgtttgtttctgtgtgtttgtggtggagagaaagagaggactCTGCGCTGAAGGCATATCTCTTTGCAGGAAAATTAAGTGTCTGTGCAGCGCCCGAGACATCCACACTTCCCTCTCTCCATAATTTGGTGTCAGGCCCTCCGCTCATTAATTTTACTGCAGTGTTTCCAGAAGGCCTCTGGAGCGATGCATGTGGGGTACAGCCCTGTTCCTGCCATAACAACTACAACCACACCAGGCAAATACATGCTTGCAAATACAGCGAGCCATCGGCAAACACACAGGGTCGGCTGTAAATATGTATCTGATAGCGTTTTCACAGTATGTGACCTTCAGCCAATAAAAACTGAATGATGCTTCTACAAACTAATACAGCCACAAATACAATGGTGTTAGtactaactaaaattaaaactggtTTTCAATAATTGAAGCTAAAGTTACAAAATATAAACATTCTATTAAAAACTATCCTGGATTCCTGGATAACTTAGAATTGTAATCGTGCAATGAATTGTATAAGATGAATTGAATTAttagaatattatacatcgtGTTACTTTTGAATTTACGACCAGTGTTGCTAATAttccatcaaataaaaaataaattcaaatgaaaactgaatatataaaaataaaagcatataaataCCATAATATATAACTCCTGAAATAACTCTGGGCGGCAAATTTGTTGAATTACTACTTCATGACTTTCAAGAGAACAGTGATTAGACTTTAATTGGCCTTCCAAAAAAGAAACTGTAGTAAGTCTCATTAAGCTTTGACCTTTAATTTTACGTTCAATTTAAATTTTAAGTACAAAATGGCACAGCGTGAACAAAATCCGCACCTTGGATTCTGGCCGTCATTTGGAGAAGCACAAGCACAGGAGagattttaaatgtgtttctgaAAGGGCAGAGACGGGACGTTTGTGACAGATGGTGAACCGAAGTGAGACAGCTTTGCCTGAGCTCATGCAAAACAAAAGATCAGACGATTGTCAGCACATTATTTACTAGTTTAATTTGTGCAGCATTAACAATAACCAGTGAAACGCCTTCTGCTCATTACTTAATGACAATATCTATATCTGTGCTGGACACTTGAAAGATGACTTTGTGTCTGTCAGACACAGTTCTCTAAACCTATAAAAGACCCATTTGGAATAAAGAAATcaaaataatatacttaagttTATCAACCAGTAATGGGTTGATATATCATGTAAACTCAGTATAATTATTATCTTGAAGCAAGTGCGcttcatgtttatttttagtCATTGAGGTGGAAAAACATACCAGAGCACATCATTAGCCGAtcagataattaaaaataaaagatgtaagGACCATTTCAAATCAATATGATCAGCTGGGTCATTTAGGGCTCTGAAGTCCAGCTTAATTACTAAATTAATCAACTGTAGCTAAAATGCTTGTCATTACTCTTGATTTtcactgccagtaggtggcagtgtgGGATACCCTGAGTTGTGAGGGCATGTGTGGTCTATAATCAATTTAACAGCCAGAATCACTACCATTTATACTAACTGTtgataaattatgatttattagcattttcagtaaaaatcttctcttctcttctcttctaatTATGCAGTATGCAGTATTTTTGCCATACAAGCATGGTGATTTCTATGCTGTATTACTGCAATTTTCAGTGATGCAGTATTTGATCATGCAGCAGAACTGCTGTTGTACTCCGTCCAATTTAATACACTTGTACTAGAGTTAAACAattgcatttgtgtttttgttaggaAGTGCTGAACCGCATGCACTCTGTGTGCAATGACTTGAAAAAGAATAAATGATGTGCCTTGAAACTGTTAAACTGTTCTCAGCTGTCAGCGTGACTGCATCAGAAATAATGATATGTTGTTATGGTTTGTTGTACTTGGACACAATAGATAagaagaaatgtaagtgtctgcACAGGACACACAACTTTATTCAGTGAACCTGTAGAAGTTTTAAAAACATCACttgtcatttatttgaaatgaaacctGACATGCAAAGTCTAATCCTCACCGATTCTTGCTAGATTTTGGGCCATTCATTGTTACATTCGAATCAAGGAGAAACTTCCAAGACTTTTTCCAATTGCTCAGAGATATATTTGCAGGCttacatgtttttaaattatttgagaATTTCCAAGATTCCATCCATTCTGCAAAcatatcttcatcttcatcttccaCGTTGCCAGATTTGGACCGAACGTTACGCTTTGCTCGTGGTTGCATCTTTGCTATTTTAGATGCATCACTCCATTTCTTCATTTGTGGTTTCAGCTGATCTATATCAgagtacattttctttcttttctttacaGTCTTTGTCACTATCACAGATGTGTCCTCATACTTTCTTTGCTTCGAGTCAAGGTCTATCGTCATGAACCTCCAGGACTTGCTCCACATTTCCAGCTTCAAGTCTCTGAGCGAAGCAGAAGGTAAATTATAGATGCGTTTGTGTTTGGACCAAAGAATCAAGTCTTGTGCATTGAACGATCTTGGCTTTGCATCAACCCACGAGGCGATGTTCTTTGGTGGTTGTGGGTTTGACATCTTCCACGATCGACCCCACTCTGACCAGCTCTCGATCTGAGAATTCAAATAACATTCGATTTGTTTTTGATAAAACTCTGTGCTGGTCAACATCCAAGAGTTATCCCAATTTAACACTTCGTTTTTCATTAGTTGCGCAAGTCCAGGACCATCAAACTTCTTTTTAACCCTCCAGGAGTCATTCCACTCATTTGGAGGATATCGTTCCTTGAATGTCTGAGAAACAAATGATCTGCTAAATGCGTTCGATGCTCTACAAAGTTCCTTTCTGCCTTTCATTTCCATTGATCTCTCAAACCATGCATGCTCACGTTGGAGATCCTCCAAACAGGAGAACCTCCATGAACCAGTCCATGCCGTCATGGACGGTTCATCATGATGACACAGATGAGTTGATGACTTCCATGATTGTTCCCAGTCAGCCATGGATCGTGCATATGTATGGTGACATACCAACTTGGTAGATGCACTTGTCGCTTGTCTTTCCAGAAGATGCTGATGTCTCGTTGACCTCCAGGACTCTGCCCATGTGCAAACCCCTGCTGGTCCATTATGCGTAATGTCTTCATTTACTCGCACTCTTCTAATAGGCCTTGGTTGAGAATTGGCAGACCAACCCTGCTGCCATAAACCGGCATCTTGGTTGAGAGTTAAGTTGGTGAACTTCCAAGAATCGTCCCATTCGGTGAGAGTTTGTGAGAATTGTGAAGGTGGTCTTCTCCGGTTCCTCAAGGCTCTTTCTTCTCTATGCTGATGTTTCATCATCTTCCAAGAATCGTTCCAGTTTATTTTCTCAGAGAAGTTGAGCATCTCTTGGCGCTTCTGGCTTTTAGGCAAAGCAAGTACATTGAAATTCACATGTTCAGTTGGTTGCATGTCTAGTTtcaatgtctcaaccttcacTTCAatctctttatttatctcttcttTATACTCTGACTGATTTTTTATGGTCATCCATGATTTTTCCCATTCAGGCAGCTGATTCTCCCTCCTACCGAACTGAGATCTCCATTGAATTTTGTTCTTCATCTCTTTAGACACATTTATTATCATGTTGCAGATGTCGGGATGCAGCTCCTCAGGCTCCTTTGCTTGAGATTGGATTGAATTAGTCTCCTTTTCTGACATGGTTTTCGCAACTCTCCAAGATTCActccaagctgaattaactgtagCTTTAGATTTCATATGAAGCTGCTTTTTAAAGTGCATCCCAGAATTATTCCATGGTTGTTTTTCCTCATTAGCTGTGGGTTGAATGAAATCATATTTAACATCTACTTCTTTTACAGGCTTCGTTGACTTCCAGGACTCGTTCCAGTCTGATGCAATTTCCTCATATTGATTGTAAAATTTGTtgcaataacttttatttttgttttcatgaaactcttttcttttctgacTGAATATCCAAGACTTTTCCCATTCTGCAGTGACCAGGTCTTGTTTAATGTGCTCGGAGTCTGAAGGTTTGCTACGTTTCTCCCATAGAAATATGTCATTGGAGCTCAAATCATTGTTGGCATCAAACCCAAGATCAAACCATGGTTTACCATCAGTGCTTGGCTGAAAATTGAGAAACTTCCATGACTGCCCCCAGTTGAATGCACAAGGTCTTTCTTCAGGTTGTGGCAAAGGTTGGGAAAACTTCCAAGACTTCGCCCACACCATCAACCCCGGGCAGCTTTCATTGAGCTGACGTAACAGAGCCAGTTTATTGGCTTTTGTAGTTTTCGTCGAGTCCACCTGCCTTTGAATCCGACTGCTCTGGAAGCCTTGAGACCTGCCAAGGTGGGTCTTTTTAGCCTTGTGTACATCAAGAGTCGATTCTTCAGGAAGCTTTGCTTTTCTCTCCAGCCTTTTAGGGCTTTTAATCTTGAAGGACATGCGCCCCTTCCAATCCTGATTGATTCTATGAAAAGTTTAATTGGTATGGACAACAAACAAAAAGACTTCTCGTTAATTATGAATTGTGTGCTTCTTTTGTTTTAACAGATTATTTAAAGATGGCTgctgttattaaaatgtatatttacacaaTTAAGGCAATTAAAGTTGATGGGACCACAAGCTCAATATGGTTCTGAATGGCATTGTTATGTGTGAACACAATTGGCAGAGAGGCAGTTGGGATCAAACTGCATTGATGTAATATTAGAGTTACTGTAATTTTGAGATGActctttaattatttttcttcagaatttattattttctaaGGCAATGCTCAAAATGCATCAATGAGCAGCTTGTAATTATGAGTACgagaatgtttttttctaagcaggAAACTAATAATTACAGTAATTCTGACATGGCATGAGTGCGGCAATAGCATCTTCATAGATATTACAAAAGTATAATGGAATGTATTAAAGACAATTACATATATTGGTTAAATATGAACAAGCCCCATATagcaaaaagtatattttatgtggccaaaatgtattt
It includes:
- the LOC132127840 gene encoding uncharacterized protein LOC132127840 — encoded protein: MDKKAEVLVCGASIMKDVWEIRLREYRQKRQMEEERIRKSALERINQDWKGRMSFKIKSPKRLERKAKLPEESTLDVHKAKKTHLGRSQGFQSSRIQRQVDSTKTTKANKLALLRQLNESCPGLMVWAKSWKFSQPLPQPEERPCAFNWGQSWKFLNFQPSTDGKPWFDLGFDANNDLSSNDIFLWEKRSKPSDSEHIKQDLVTAEWEKSWIFSQKRKEFHENKNKSYCNKFYNQYEEIASDWNESWKSTKPVKEVDVKYDFIQPTANEEKQPWNNSGMHFKKQLHMKSKATVNSAWSESWRVAKTMSEKETNSIQSQAKEPEELHPDICNMIINVSKEMKNKIQWRSQFGRRENQLPEWEKSWMTIKNQSEYKEEINKEIEVKVETLKLDMQPTEHVNFNVLALPKSQKRQEMLNFSEKINWNDSWKMMKHQHREERALRNRRRPPSQFSQTLTEWDDSWKFTNLTLNQDAGLWQQGWSANSQPRPIRRVRVNEDITHNGPAGVCTWAESWRSTRHQHLLERQATSASTKLVCHHTYARSMADWEQSWKSSTHLCHHDEPSMTAWTGSWRFSCLEDLQREHAWFERSMEMKGRKELCRASNAFSRSFVSQTFKERYPPNEWNDSWRVKKKFDGPGLAQLMKNEVLNWDNSWMLTSTEFYQKQIECYLNSQIESWSEWGRSWKMSNPQPPKNIASWVDAKPRSFNAQDLILWSKHKRIYNLPSASLRDLKLEMWSKSWRFMTIDLDSKQRKYEDTSVIVTKTVKKRKKMYSDIDQLKPQMKKWSDASKIAKMQPRAKRNVRSKSGNVEDEDEDMFAEWMESWKFSNNLKTCKPANISLSNWKKSWKFLLDSNVTMNGPKSSKNR